The bacterium region TGCTGAAATTCCACAATTTGCCGTAATGACCTCAATTGCCGATGTCTATGATGCCCTGACAACGGATAGACCATATCGAAAAGGGTTACTCCCTCATGACGCGATGAGAATTATTATTAGTCAAACTTATAGTGATTTTGCCATAGATGTTGTCCGTGCTTTTTTGAGAACTTTGTCTATCTACCCTCTTGGAAGCTTAGTTAAGCTTAACACCGGAGAAATAGGATTAGTCGTTAAAGTAAATGAGCGGGCAATTGTCAGACCAGTGATTAGAGTATTGATTGATGCTAAAGGCGAACTAATACCATTTTCAAAGGTTAAAGATATAGATTTGACCAAAGATGCCACGAGATTTATCGAATGTCCGGAGAGTGAAGAGATATTTAGCAAAAAGTAAGCATTTAGCAGTGAAGAGTGAACCGTGAAGGTAATGGGTCAGTTATTTGGGGGAAACGAACATTAACCTGTGGAGGACAAAGCAATGAAAATAGTAGGCAAGTAGGTAGTAGGTAAGTTAGGAAAGGGATAAAGAATGTGCACGGTATTCCTCTTCTGGGGGCAATGTCTCCCCCTTTCCTACTTTCCTACTCTCTTACTTCCTACTTTTAGGAGAATTCCCCATTTCACTGACCCATTACCCGTGAAGACTAATCAGTAGCCTACTGTTCAGTGATTTCAGACTGAGGTGCAAGAATAATGGTAACTGCGATTATCACAATATTACAAAACAAGATATTTTTAGCGTCGGTTTTAGCCTGGTTAATTGCCCAGGTTTTAAAGATTATTATCTATGCCCGCAAGAATAGACGAATAAATTTTAGACTGCTGTTAGGTTCAGGTGGGATGCCAAGCTCTCATTCAGCAACCGTGATGGCTTTATCTACTGCTGTTGGTAAAATACACGGCTGGGATACACCACTTTTTATTGTCACTCTGATATTTGCATTTATTATTATGACCGATGCGGTTGGTGTCCGGCGAGCAGTTGGTCAACAAGCACGGATTTTAAATATTATGGTTGATGAACTTTATGAAAAAGGAACAATAAGTGAGCGGAGATTAAAGGAATTATTAGGTCATACGCCGGTAGAAGTCTTTGTCGGCGCCGGACTGGGGATATTAGTTGCCTTAGGAATTACCGCATTGTAAAAATTTGGAGTCTGGAAACAATGGAAGAAAAAATTAAGTCTCTAATGATAGAGGCAGAAAATGAAATTAAAAAAGCCATTTCTTTTGAGGTATTAGAAAAACTGCGGGTAAAATATTTAGGACGAAAAGAAGGATTGATTACCCAACTTCTAACCAGGATGGGAAGTCTCTCTGCCGAAGAAAAACCTAAAATCGGGAAATTAATTAATGAGATAAAGAATAAAATTACCCAATTACTTACCGAAAAAACAGAACTATTAAAATCTAAAACCCAGCAAGAAAAATTACTTTTAG contains the following coding sequences:
- a CDS encoding divergent PAP2 family protein produces the protein MVTAIITILQNKIFLASVLAWLIAQVLKIIIYARKNRRINFRLLLGSGGMPSSHSATVMALSTAVGKIHGWDTPLFIVTLIFAFIIMTDAVGVRRAVGQQARILNIMVDELYEKGTISERRLKELLGHTPVEVFVGAGLGILVALGITAL